Within Candidatus Zixiibacteriota bacterium, the genomic segment CATTTTTGTCTTGAAACAATCGGGGGGCATGAAATTGCCTTCCCGAATGTAATTATACGTATCCGCTTTGGAGGGATACCATGAGGTCCCCATTTGGTCGGAGCTGTAGACCGCAATGCCTTCAAGTAACCATGCCGGATATTGATAACCTCGCAAGATTCCTGAATGCTGAGATATCAAACAATGAGACAACTCATGCCTGAGGTAGATTGCCAACGAAATTTCACCATTCTCAGCTTCCTCCAGCGCCCACGGAGAGATAACTAGATCTCCGTTGTAGAAGGCGCAGAAGCGTGCTCTGGATAGTGAGCGTTGATAGTAACTATCTTTATCTTTGAAAATGAAGACTCGCGGCTTTTTCAAAAATGTTAGTTCATGAAACTCTTCCACTGTCGGAATTAACGAGTCTATAGCTTCAAAATCATCGTAGTCAGCGCCACGCTGAACATAGACTATGGTGTTTTCCAATTCATATTTGGCAAAACCGACTATGATTGGAGAGTAGGGGAAGAGCTTTCCATATAGAAAACTGTAGACAGCGATACCTGCAACCAGTAAGGATGCCGCGATGATCGAATACTTCAGTTTTTTCTTCATTTTTCCAGAATCCCCCGGTCACAACAGCACATGAGTTTTACCGATAACCTTTGTCCGAAGTTCGTCTACGCCCGTCCGCGCGGCATAATCAGGCCAGTTGCCGACCACCTCCACGATTCGGTCGATAATTATATCCGGTTTGTTGACATTCATCCGCCGAGCCACTTCGACCAGGTCCGTTCGGTCGATTTGGTCGTACTTGCCGTTGATAGTCATCTGATGAGAACTGGTCCAGCCTGCTTCCGGGTTGTAGGCGTAAGCGACATCGTAGGCAGGGGAGAGCCTCCACGATCCGTTTTTGTCCATCAGGAACGATATGTTTTTGGTATGGTCGTCCTGATTTCTCGCGACAACGTTGAAGCACATCCTCCTGAACAATTCCTCGGCGGCGGGGTAATGCAGCCCGAGAGTTCTTATTACCTGAAAGGCCTGTTCGTAAGAATATGCATGTGGCCGGTTGTAGTCGTAATGAGCTATCCCGCACAGCGACAGCAAATGAACCTTTTCATTCTGCTGACGATCAAACCTCTTGGTCATGAAATGAGCGCGGTCCCCCTCGTGCTTCAACTCACAAGCGGTCATATCAATACCGCAATCACGAGCCATTAGATAATAAGCGTACTCGATTCGACCGTATCCCCGGGGATCGCCCAAGCGGCGATTGGTTACTCCGTCGAGCTTGATTATCCAATACTCATACCCGTCAAGATTGTCGATCTGCCCCGATCGTATCTCTCCGGTCTGCCGGTTGTACGCCACCACCGCCTTGGCGCGCGCGCCGCCCGCCGAAGTCCCCACCTTGATTATCTCAAGGATATCCTGCTTATCGAGATGTTCCAAATCCGCCCGGAAATCCTCACGCTCCGCCAGGACATCGTTCGCGAGCTTTACCAGTCTCTCGATCTCGATCAGCTTGCCCTTGTCTACGATCTCCCTTTTAGGCGGATGATATTCCAGCGCCCCCATTCCTCTCGCGCCGGTATAGCACAACCGCTCCACCGGATTGACCGATTCGATACTGCGCCCCTGTTCGGCCAACCACCGGTCCAGCAACGCCGTGCCGAAGCGGTCGGGAAGACTGTCCGACAGGAGTCCCGGCAAGCCTAAAAAAGTCTCATAATTCAGTTCAGGGAAACTGTAAATGCGTCTTCC encodes:
- a CDS encoding type II toxin-antitoxin system HipA family toxin is translated as MVDVAEVKIWGDRVGAVLWDESKRLAAFEYDPAFLKKGLDLAPIKMPLPEAQSGRRIYSFPELNYETFLGLPGLLSDSLPDRFGTALLDRWLAEQGRSIESVNPVERLCYTGARGMGALEYHPPKREIVDKGKLIEIERLVKLANDVLAEREDFRADLEHLDKQDILEIIKVGTSAGGARAKAVVAYNRQTGEIRSGQIDNLDGYEYWIIKLDGVTNRRLGDPRGYGRIEYAYYLMARDCGIDMTACELKHEGDRAHFMTKRFDRQQNEKVHLLSLCGIAHYDYNRPHAYSYEQAFQVIRTLGLHYPAAEELFRRMCFNVVARNQDDHTKNISFLMDKNGSWRLSPAYDVAYAYNPEAGWTSSHQMTINGKYDQIDRTDLVEVARRMNVNKPDIIIDRIVEVVGNWPDYAARTGVDELRTKVIGKTHVLL